A single region of the Branchiostoma lanceolatum isolate klBraLanc5 chromosome 1, klBraLanc5.hap2, whole genome shotgun sequence genome encodes:
- the LOC136445665 gene encoding carboxypeptidase N subunit 2-like, protein MWGLPAEKQQAMLLVLLLSLARPGAAGCPSKCRCYTDTNDGNVVECRKRDLTRVPSGIDNTTTTLFLDRNRIEVIPPNTFTSLPNLRRLDLHQNLIRNVSVGALSGLGRLRNLDLSFNCIGDIKERMPPNLTELYLDNNPGLNIRDIFNGLYKLRTLSLNACQLNTSSIKGGVFMDLGVLYYLHLSYNNLTELPIGAFKGLRNLGILTLDNNQLAYTYKSSFEGLESDITIYLQNNRITRIPEKLPKRTCNLQLSSNQITSIRRNAFPDMRCLFHLSLTNNRIKSIRRGAFRNLQNAQSLTVSLSGNLLSDVPDKVFQFSVRTLDLSNNKFNFVPSKALQNAPNLRELIVDRNPIEYIQNYAFQYLSNLQTLHLNNLTNLTFIDRYAFLGLSNLKNLYLENNKKLICLVPGVFLGLINLELLDLQKCSLINLPNGIFKGLDKLNFLYLSGNPWTCDCNLRWLKQMTDNSSYQHYNLKYELTCRAPPRVAGRAMYSLRVEDFSCPATITYNTPSQSVLVGQNMSLVCNATGEGNITTNWTTPDGAILQAGSYFSRVFVQYDNSLAITNASYGDSGNYTCYVENISGNDSATILIQVRDTITTVSPTTTATPNPSTTISTPVPMDPSAGPPTTLDPSSPFWPCTTSRWSSPPPLPANFSATTVTPSPSLNASPTNNPPSPYYTLLVVNISLGIAIFLIIVIAAYCSWRRRRRQHQQACAVTQPHENHRVILANNSRTATCNQPYSIPMTDFNGSSKDLYMTIPVNSELANGDEWRVPNAKCMF, encoded by the exons ATGTGGGGATTACCAGCAGAGAAGCAACAGGCAATGCTCCTTGTCCTCTTGCTGTCACTGGCTAGGCCTGGAGCCGCAGGGTGTCCTAGCAAATGCAGATGCTACACGGATACAAACGATGGCAATGTGGTGGAGTGCCGGAAAAGGGATCTAACCAGGGTGCCATCTGGTATTGACAACACCACAACAACCCTGTTCTTGGACAGAAATCGAATTGAAGTCATTCCGCCGAATACATTTACAAGTCTGCCAAACCTTCGGAGGCTGGACCTTCATCAAAACCTGATACGGAATGTTTCTGTTGGAGCACTCAGCGGATTGGGTAGGCTGAGAAACTTGGACCTATCCTTCAATTGCATCGGTGATATCAAGGAGCGAATGCCTCCCAACCTTACAGAGCTGTACTTGGATAACAATCCCGGACTGAACATACGAGATATATTCAATGGGCTGTACAAGCTACGGACCCTATCCCTAAATGCATGTCAGCTGAACACGTCAAGCATAAAGGGAGGAGTGTTCATGGATTTGGGTGTTCTCTACTACTTACATTTGAGCTATAACAACCTAACTGAACTTCCCATTGGAGCATTCAAGGGGCTTCGCAACCTAGGCATCTTAACCCTTGATAACAACCAGTTGGCATACACTTACAAAAGTAGCTTTGAAGGACTTGAGTCGGACATCACCATCTACCTACAGAACAACAGAATAACACGGATTCCAGAAAAGTTACCAAAGCGTACATGTAACCTGCAACTTAGCTCCAACCAAATTACCTCCATTCGGCGTAATGCGTTCCCTGATATGCGTTGCTTGTTTCATCTGAGCTTAACTAACAACAGGATTAAGAGTATCAGGCGTGGAGCTTTCCGAAACCTTCAGAATGCGCAATCCTTGACAGTATCACTCAGTGGGAACCTTTTGTCGGACGTTCCTGATAAGGTGTTCCAGTTTAGTGTGCGCACTTTGGACTTGAGCAACAATAAATTCAACTTCGTCCCGTCCAAAGCACTTCAAAACGCCCCAAACTTGAGAGAACTTATTGTAGATAGAAATCCCATTGAATACATTCAAAACTATGCTTTTCAATACCTGAGTAACCTGCAAACACTTCATCTCAACAATCTCACAAACCTGACGTTCATCGACAGATATGCATTCCTCGGGCTCTCTAACTTGAAGAACCTGTACTTGGAGAATAACAAAAAGCTGATATGTCTGGTTCCCGGAGTTTTCCTCGGTTTGATTAACCTCGAGCTGCTCGATCTACAAAAATGCAGTCTGATCAACCTTCCAAATGGGATTTTCAAGGGACTGGACAAACTAAACTTCCTCTACCTCTCTGGCAACCCCTGGACATGTGATTGCAACTTGCGCTGGTTGAAGCAGATGACGGACAACTCCTCGTATCAGCATTACAATTTGAAGTACGAACTTACCTGTAGGGCTCCCCCCAGGGTTGCCGGACGTGCAATGTACAGTTTGCGTGTGGAGGACTTCTCGTGCCCGGCAACAATCACGTACAACACCCCGAGTCAGAGTGTGCTGGTCGGTCAGAATATGTCGCTTGTGTGTAACGCCACTGGGGAGGGCAACATAACCACCAATTGGACGACTCCTGACGGTGCTATTCTGCAGGCAGGATCGTACTTTTCCCGCGTCTTTGTACAGTACGATAACTCGTTGGCCATCACCAACGCCAGCTATGGCGATTCGGGAAACTACACGTGCTATGTGGAAAACATATCTGGAAACGACTCTGCCACGATTTTGATCCAGGTGCGTGACACAATAACCACTGTCTCCCCAACCACTACAGCTACACCAAACCCATCAACCACAATATCCACCCCTGTGCCTATGGACCCTAGTGCAGGACCTCCCACAACCTTAGATCCCAGCTCCCCCTTCTGGCCCTGTACCACCTCGAGATGGAGCTCTCCTCCCCCTCTCCCCGCAAACTTTTCCGCCACTACAGTAACTCCCTCCCCGTCACTCAACGCCAGCCCCACAAACAACCCTCCATCTCCATACTACACCCTGCTTGTAGTTAACATATCCCTTGGGATAGCCATCTTCCTCATCATAGTCATTGCTGCATACTGCTCTTGGAGACGCCGACGGCGCCAACACCAACAGGCGTGTGCTGTGACACAACCACACGAAAACCACCGAGTGATACTAGCCAACAATTCCAGAACTGCCACATGTAACCAGCCCTATTCAATCCCAATGACGGACTTCAACGGATCATCCAAGGACTTGTACATGACGATCCCAGTCAACTCCGAACTTGCAAATGGAG ACGAGTGGAGAGTGCCAAATGCCAAATGTATGTTCTGA